Proteins encoded in a region of the Ptychodera flava strain L36383 chromosome 4, AS_Pfla_20210202, whole genome shotgun sequence genome:
- the LOC139132122 gene encoding tripartite motif-containing protein 2-like — MAAKELHSQNEIDENFLLCGICSERYKNAKILLCLHSFCEPCLVKLAENSGSVTCPVCRRSHELPSDGVAGISDNVFLKDIVELYTKQESDTKAMCEACEEGEATKHCIDCSFDVCNTCAKAHAKIRSTQSHRLVTLDEYFTAKADDPAAIQPTVYCVTHPDNRLEFYCCTCDQIICSKCAALDHLKPVHQYMPVEDASKDFTGHMSSVVDKVKMKEFEIQDSKTSVRKILESLDRCYQKMEQNVNRHINRTIEDVTRLIRENGRNLLAELKGQYERRKTDLTAQLKELDISQDDLTGAREYVEKLVNYGNALQLMSVKTRISDQTKTLLRVKTRVNPVADDYMEFQACGDFCRDKKIGTIRFQKPVGEQTSVTRPASFPFVLKTRDCATSMTELSGQVNSEASLKAPICHKQKVDNNIQVENRGQYHFATYSGPQSNDKRRASDMSTRKKFQQQEIYRTNAYRRNKSVCRFGEPGSGKGQLSSILGIALMMNGDVLVCDHRNNRLQSFTINGRHRKIFQFRNVGKFCPLDAAVSVNGSIFCTDDGRKQVLVCDEMGNLVRCFGKGQILSPFGIAIGSDSGILYIVDFAGHCVHLYDQRGNHIKSFGSLGDRAGQFRNPTFVCVDNNGNVYVSDSGNHRISVHDGDGHFLYTFGSHQSVTGQLSNPRGVAPDKRGGVYVADYDNSRLLLFSSNGRFFRRVDDPKNGLESPTGVCVNDDDVVMVADRRNSCVRVFSQ, encoded by the coding sequence ATGGCCGCCAAAGAGTTACATTCGCAAAACGAAATCGACGAAAATTTCCTCTTATGTGGAATCTGTTCAGAGCGCTACAAGAATGCGAAAATTCTACTTTGCCTGCACAGCTTCTGTGAGCCGTGTCTGGTTAAGCTGGCTGAGAATAGTGGCAGTGTAACCTGTCCTGTGTGTCGTCGATCACATGAACTACCCAGCGATGGCGTAGCAGGAATTTCAGACAATGTCTTTTTGAAAGATATCGTCGagctgtacacaaaacaggagAGTGATACCAAGGCAATGTGTGAAGCCTGTGAAGAAGGGGAGGCGACCAAGCACTGCATTGATTGCTCCTTTGATGTTTGCAATACCTGTGCAAAGGCTCACGCCAAAATTCGATCAACCCAGTCTCATCGCCTCGTTACCCTCGACGAATATTTCACAGCCAAAGCAGATGACCCAGCCGCCATTCAACCGACAGTTTACTGCGTCACACACCCTGACAACAGACTTGAATTCTACTGCTGTACCTGCGATCAGATAATTTGCTCTAAATGCGCTGCTTTGGACCATTTAAAACCAGTGCACCAGTACATGCCTGTAGAAGATGCTTCGAAGGACTTTACTGGCCATATGTCCAGTGTAGTtgacaaagtgaaaatgaaagaatttgaGATACAAGACAGTAAAACGTCTGTTCGTAAGATATTAGAGTCTCTGGACCGTTGCTATCAGAAAATGGAACAGAACGTGAATAGGCATATCAACCGTACCATTGAAGATGTAACCCGTCTAATACGGGAAAATGGAAGGAATCTTCTGGCAGAGTTGAAAGGTCAATACGAGAGAAGAAAAACTGATTTAACAGCACAACTCAAAGAACTTGACATTTCTCAAGACGACTTAACAGGTGCCCGTGAGTATGTTGAGAAGCTGGTGAATTATGGGAATGCTTTGCAGTTGATGTCCGTGAAGACACGCATATCTGATCAAACGAAGACTCTTCTGAGAGTGAAAACGCGGGTAAATCCTGTGGCAGATGATTACATGGAATTTCAAGCTTGTGGCGACTTCTGTAGAGACAAGAAAATAGGGACGATAAGATTTCAAAAACCTGTTGGTGAACAGACATCCGTCACACGACCAGCAAGCTTTCCCTTTGTACTGAAAACTAGAGATTGCGCGACAAGCATGACTGAGTTGTCAGGGCAGGTGAACTCTGAAGCAAGCCTGAAGGCACCCATTTGCCACAAACAGAAAGTTGATAATAACATTCAAGTTGAAAATCGAGGTCAATATCATTTCGCAACTTACTCCGGACCTCAATCTAACGATAAGCGACGTGCAAGTGACATGTCAACGCGCAAGAAATTCCAGCAACAGGAAATTTACAGAACTAACGCCTACAGAAGAAACAAATCGGTTTGTAGGTTCGGTGAGCCAGGCTCGGGTAAAGGTCAATTGAGTTCTATATTAGGTATAGCATTGATGATGAATGGGGATGTATTGGTCTGTGACCACCGCAATAACAGACTGCAATCATTTACAATCAATGGAAGGCATAGAAAGATATTTCAGTTTCGGAATGTCGGTAAATTTTGCCCATTGGACGCCGCAGTATCGGTCAATGGTAGTATCTTTTGTACGGATGATGGAAGGAAGCAGGTATTGGTCTGCGATGAGATGGGCAACCTCGTCCGATGCTTTGGCAAAGGGCAGATTCTCAGCCCGTTCGGAATCGCTATAGGCTCCGACAGTGGAATTCTCTATATCGTGGATTTCGCTGGTCACTGTGTGCACCTTTATGATCAACGTGGTAACCACATCAAGTCGTTTGGCAGCCTTGGAGACCGGGCAGGGCAGTTCAGAAACCCCACATTCGTCTGTGTTGACAACAACGGTAATGTCTACGTATCGGACAGTGGTAATCATCGTATAAGTGTGCACGATGGTGACGGTCACTTCCTCTACACGTTTGGCTCACACCAAAGTGTAACAGGTCAGTTGTCCAACCCCCGAGGCGTCGCACCAGACAAGCGCGGTGGCGTGTACGTCGCAGACTACGACAACAGCAGGCTGCTCCTGTTCTCAAGCAATGGGAGATTCTTCCGTCGGGTGGATGATCCAAAGAACGGGCTGGAATCTCCAACAGGTGTCTGTGTGAACGATGACGATGTAGTCATGGTGGCCGATCGTAGAAATAGCTGCGTCAGGGTGTTTAGTCAGTGA